The proteins below come from a single Candidatus Delongbacteria bacterium genomic window:
- the sppA gene encoding signal peptide peptidase SppA, whose amino-acid sequence MIIKFLKWMVKTVAILSFKFFILLILISLVFSYLINGDKATTVNDNSVLKISFSDSFDSGSEDIEDISDLSKPLVRFQEKLYAIEWAKFDSRINGIYLDLDGMNFLGGAQQEELNSVLESFKESGKNIYSYGNYITTKSYRSAVCSDSIFMPNSNSALFSLSGFTAEFNYYKDVLEKFGVNVHVIHAGDYKSYGENYSKSEMSPQLRSEIEKIFNARFEILKNQITVKRSDLDNFEQNFLNGDYAMLTPAIAYDKGLIDGFSTEQKILNKYGSKEFISLKHYTEVVSLENVLNTKSNSVAVLYAEGNIITGVKGGDKYISPDELIPEIDKLKENDKVKAVVFRVNSGGGSALSSELIYQSLKELAAVKPLIVSMGDVAASGGYYISTAGHKIFADKYTITGSIGVVAVLPEISKTVKDFGINVEKVQLGKMSQFFSFTTGFDEGALDVFNKRLNDTYSEFRSRVTANRNISDEELENIAGGRIWTGEQALSNGLIDEIGSLNDAINYAVSQSGVTDYSVDYYPEPLTIADKISKSFGQLPFGLFYDKIGDIENYVNELTEFSAIPLYKCEIDFK is encoded by the coding sequence ATGATCATCAAGTTTTTGAAATGGATGGTTAAAACTGTAGCCATCTTGAGTTTTAAGTTTTTCATACTCTTAATTCTCATCTCGTTGGTTTTTTCATATTTAATTAACGGTGATAAAGCGACAACAGTTAATGACAATAGTGTTTTAAAAATCAGTTTTTCTGATAGTTTTGATTCAGGAAGTGAAGATATAGAAGATATCTCAGATTTAAGTAAGCCTCTTGTAAGATTTCAAGAAAAGCTTTATGCAATAGAATGGGCTAAATTCGACTCAAGAATCAATGGAATATATCTTGATCTCGATGGAATGAACTTTTTGGGTGGAGCCCAACAGGAAGAGTTAAATAGTGTTCTTGAAAGTTTCAAAGAATCCGGTAAGAATATTTATTCTTATGGAAATTATATAACAACTAAAAGTTACAGATCTGCTGTTTGTTCTGACTCTATTTTTATGCCAAATTCCAATTCAGCTCTTTTCAGTTTATCAGGTTTTACAGCTGAGTTTAACTACTATAAAGATGTTTTAGAAAAGTTTGGAGTCAATGTTCATGTCATTCATGCAGGGGATTATAAATCTTATGGTGAAAATTACAGCAAATCTGAAATGAGTCCACAGTTAAGATCTGAAATTGAAAAGATTTTTAATGCAAGATTTGAAATTCTGAAAAATCAGATTACTGTGAAAAGATCGGATTTGGATAATTTTGAGCAAAACTTCCTAAATGGTGATTATGCTATGCTTACCCCAGCTATTGCTTATGACAAAGGGTTAATCGATGGATTCTCTACAGAACAAAAAATATTGAATAAATATGGATCAAAAGAGTTTATCTCATTAAAACACTATACAGAAGTTGTAAGTCTGGAAAATGTTTTAAATACTAAGAGTAATAGCGTAGCTGTTCTCTATGCTGAAGGGAATATTATTACAGGCGTTAAAGGTGGCGATAAATATATCAGTCCTGATGAACTTATACCTGAAATAGACAAGTTGAAAGAAAATGATAAAGTAAAGGCTGTTGTATTTAGGGTAAATTCTGGTGGGGGATCTGCTTTATCATCAGAACTTATTTATCAATCATTGAAAGAACTTGCAGCTGTAAAACCTTTGATTGTCTCAATGGGCGATGTTGCAGCTTCTGGTGGATATTATATATCTACTGCGGGACATAAAATTTTTGCAGATAAATATACGATAACTGGATCTATCGGTGTTGTTGCTGTACTACCTGAAATTTCTAAAACTGTTAAAGATTTTGGGATAAATGTTGAAAAGGTTCAACTTGGTAAAATGAGCCAATTCTTCTCTTTTACAACTGGATTTGACGAAGGAGCATTGGATGTTTTTAATAAAAGATTAAATGACACTTATAGTGAATTCAGATCAAGAGTTACAGCGAATAGAAATATTTCAGATGAGGAGTTGGAAAATATAGCTGGTGGAAGAATTTGGACTGGTGAACAAGCTTTAAGTAATGGCTTAATCGACGAAATTGGTAGTCTTAATGATGCCATAAACTATGCAGTTTCACAATCTGGGGTTACAGATTATTCCGTTGATTATTATCCAGAACCGCTTACGATTGCAGATAAAATTTCAAAAAGTTTTGGTCAGCTCCCATTTGGGTTATTCTATGACAAGATCGGTGATATCGAGAATTATGTTAATGAACTGACAGAATTTTCGGCTATTCCTCTTTATAAATGTGAAATCGATTTTAAATAA